The Acidobacteriota bacterium genome has a window encoding:
- a CDS encoding sialidase family protein has protein sequence MNATSWIACLLLGVLTIGGAACTVSESPGDGQPEPLQKITVFSKGEAGYHCFRIPALVMTPGGTTLAFAEGRRDSCRDDADIDLVLKRSTDQGLTWGPLQVLFDDGDLSVNQPVPVVNRKTGEVVFVFCKNNQRVFVSKSGDEGATWSEPREISEQVVDPSWSYLGVGPGHGIQLTSGRLLVSSWGDLSPGPRTWRPAGWGKVQFSFAMYSDDHGETWRRSQPLDIDLSDESMSVETVDGRIYMNMRSRQKKHLRAYAWSDDGGETWSEVNFDPGMPEPSVQGSLVRFTTAGKHGRNRVLLVHPSSQTERALLTVRMSYDECRTWPVAKLLHQEYSGYSDLAIAPDMTVLCLYESEWHARMILARFTLDWLTDGADSL, from the coding sequence ATGAATGCCACTAGTTGGATAGCTTGTTTACTTCTCGGCGTCCTGACGATTGGGGGCGCCGCTTGCACGGTATCCGAGTCCCCCGGGGACGGCCAGCCCGAGCCTCTGCAGAAGATCACCGTCTTTTCCAAGGGTGAGGCGGGATACCACTGCTTCCGCATTCCGGCGTTGGTGATGACCCCCGGGGGGACGACTCTGGCATTCGCGGAGGGACGCAGGGACAGTTGCCGCGACGATGCCGATATCGATCTGGTATTGAAGCGCAGCACCGATCAGGGACTCACCTGGGGTCCGCTTCAGGTTCTTTTCGACGATGGCGATCTGTCGGTGAACCAGCCCGTGCCCGTGGTGAACCGGAAAACCGGAGAGGTGGTCTTCGTCTTTTGCAAGAACAACCAACGGGTGTTCGTGTCGAAGAGCGGCGACGAAGGGGCGACCTGGAGCGAACCGCGCGAGATATCCGAACAGGTGGTCGATCCCTCCTGGAGCTATCTGGGCGTGGGTCCGGGGCACGGCATCCAGCTTACAAGCGGCCGGCTGCTGGTCTCAAGCTGGGGCGACCTGTCCCCGGGACCCAGAACCTGGAGGCCGGCCGGCTGGGGCAAGGTGCAGTTCTCCTTTGCCATGTACAGCGACGACCACGGAGAAACTTGGCGCCGCAGCCAGCCGCTGGATATCGACCTCTCGGACGAGTCGATGTCGGTGGAAACGGTGGACGGCCGTATCTACATGAACATGCGCAGCCGGCAGAAAAAGCACTTGCGCGCCTACGCGTGGAGCGACGACGGCGGAGAGACCTGGTCGGAGGTCAACTTCGACCCGGGGATGCCCGAGCCCTCGGTGCAGGGCAGCCTGGTTCGCTTCACCACTGCCGGCAAGCACGGCAGAAACCGTGTCCTGCTTGTCCACCCATCGAGCCAGACCGAACGAGCGCTACTGACAGTGCGGATGAGCTATGACGAGTGCCGAACCTGGCCGGTGGCAAAGCTTCTCCACCAGGAATATTCCGGCTACTCGGACCTGGCCATCGCCCCCGACATGACGGTGCTGTGCCTGTACGAATCCGAATGGCATGCCAGGATGATCCTGGCCCGCTTCACCCTGGACTGGCTGACCGACGGCGCCGACAGCCTTTGA
- a CDS encoding carbonic anhydrase family protein — protein MGNRFAAPIAIGAILIISIWSFGCSNGTGDGSNGSGHGQKEDGHAGSAAWSYAGPTGPENWGSLSADNAACSDGRMQSPIDVVDAFPAEGPDLTFDYKPSPLKIVNNGHTVQANYGPGSVLTVAGRPFQLLQFHFHAPSEHAIAGSRTPMEVHFVHADAEGSLAVVGVMMQEGSQNDPLASVFANMPAEAGPEVEVADTTIDASAMLPSEAGTYSHYKGSLTTPPCSEGVNWFVMAKAIEVSAEQIGKFEGIASPSARPLQALNDRLLIGAP, from the coding sequence ATGGGTAATCGTTTCGCCGCCCCGATCGCCATTGGGGCAATCCTGATCATTTCTATCTGGTCGTTCGGATGCAGCAACGGGACCGGAGACGGGAGCAACGGTTCCGGCCACGGCCAAAAGGAAGACGGTCACGCGGGCTCCGCCGCATGGAGCTATGCGGGGCCCACCGGTCCCGAAAACTGGGGCTCCCTGTCAGCCGACAATGCCGCCTGCAGCGACGGGCGCATGCAATCCCCGATCGATGTCGTGGATGCCTTTCCCGCCGAGGGGCCGGACTTGACCTTCGACTACAAGCCCTCGCCATTGAAGATCGTCAATAACGGCCACACCGTGCAGGCGAACTATGGGCCCGGCAGTGTTCTGACGGTCGCGGGCAGGCCTTTCCAACTTTTGCAATTCCATTTCCATGCACCAAGCGAGCACGCCATCGCCGGTTCCCGCACGCCGATGGAGGTGCATTTCGTGCACGCCGATGCGGAGGGATCTCTGGCGGTGGTCGGTGTGATGATGCAGGAGGGAAGCCAAAACGATCCGCTGGCTTCGGTATTCGCCAACATGCCGGCCGAGGCCGGACCGGAAGTCGAAGTCGCCGACACGACCATCGATGCCTCGGCCATGCTGCCCTCCGAGGCAGGCACCTACTCTCACTACAAGGGCTCGCTGACCACACCGCCCTGTAGCGAAGGCGTGAACTGGTTCGTAATGGCGAAGGCAATCGAAGTGAGCGCAGAACAGATCGGTAAATTCGAGGGGATCGCTTCACCCAGCGCGAGACCGCTGCAGGCACTGAACGACCGTTTGCTGATCGGGGCTCCTTGA
- a CDS encoding sugar phosphate isomerase/epimerase yields MNHDRRRFVGRALQAGVASTLLAKTGSAEPADRSGGESGPYRFKLAMWIDELTDADELTLEQELEVARDMGIEHVWFQSVPGVAPIPEMSDAQVDRVGESLARYGRKLLMLSAWIPFHNLPLLDLDLKTMTRNPDFLKEFKAVVRSMQIAARLGAPSVLSYSFVWPGERGYGGPTWPMRWATRGGIIAEMDMEKLVKAFSLMLEQAEKYDVDLVLGMRPFNYVSSTGNFRRLAERLGSRRLKVQWSPADALLSAERDQATAGFLNLKPNLHSLHMKDVQVLDGPGADFGWRALGDGQVDYLTILRNLRDHRSEAVLALATHFRPPSGSLIEAMHINYTNLKALIAKVETDTAV; encoded by the coding sequence ATGAATCATGATCGCAGAAGATTTGTGGGCCGGGCCCTGCAGGCCGGCGTGGCATCGACGCTATTGGCCAAGACGGGTTCGGCGGAGCCGGCCGACCGGTCCGGAGGTGAAAGCGGGCCCTATCGGTTCAAGCTGGCCATGTGGATCGACGAGTTGACGGACGCGGACGAGCTGACTCTGGAGCAGGAACTGGAGGTCGCCAGGGACATGGGGATCGAGCACGTCTGGTTCCAGTCCGTCCCGGGAGTGGCGCCAATTCCCGAGATGAGCGATGCCCAGGTGGACCGCGTGGGCGAGAGCCTGGCCCGCTACGGCCGCAAGCTGTTGATGCTCAGCGCCTGGATTCCCTTCCACAACCTGCCCCTGCTGGACCTGGACCTCAAGACCATGACCCGGAACCCCGACTTTCTCAAGGAATTCAAGGCCGTGGTTCGGTCCATGCAGATTGCCGCCCGGCTGGGTGCGCCCTCGGTGCTCTCCTACAGCTTCGTCTGGCCGGGGGAGCGCGGCTACGGTGGCCCCACCTGGCCCATGCGCTGGGCGACCCGGGGCGGCATCATCGCTGAAATGGATATGGAGAAGCTGGTCAAGGCCTTTTCCCTGATGCTGGAACAGGCCGAGAAGTACGACGTCGACCTGGTGCTGGGCATGAGGCCCTTCAACTACGTCAGCTCGACCGGAAACTTCCGCCGGCTGGCCGAGCGCCTGGGATCCAGGAGACTCAAGGTCCAGTGGTCACCGGCCGACGCCCTGCTCTCAGCCGAGCGGGACCAGGCCACTGCGGGCTTCCTCAATCTGAAGCCCAACCTCCACAGCCTCCACATGAAGGATGTCCAGGTCCTGGACGGCCCCGGGGCCGACTTCGGCTGGCGCGCCCTGGGAGACGGCCAGGTGGACTACCTCACCATCCTGCGCAACCTGCGCGACCACCGCTCGGAAGCGGTCCTGGCCCTGGCCACCCACTTCAGGCCGCCCAGCGGATCGCTGATCGAAGCCATGCACATCAACTACACCAACCTGAAGGCGCTGATCGCCAAGGTGGAGACGGACACCGCCGTGTGA
- a CDS encoding sugar phosphate isomerase/epimerase, producing the protein MPSSILLIDYNFDWVLREGYLNPRTRSGFLTLEEVVSVCGELGADGLELMHPYWEDRPPRRLKQLAAEAGLPLVCYIFHSDLIVPPDSGREAAERTFRLLDRTAEMGARLAMIVPGTVKPELPLSEQRSWLVEGLAVCAAHARAIGITLVAENIDYPPVQPLMGRGADCAAIARQVDSPAFRLIFDTAAPLFVHEAPRQALAEMAPYLAHVHLKNARPLEAGEPAGRYLDSTRGCRFQGTSLREGIVDLEPLLAELQRLDYDGCLSIEYQGEADPREVLVRDIACVRRLLG; encoded by the coding sequence ATGCCCTCTTCCATTCTGCTGATCGATTACAACTTCGACTGGGTCTTGCGGGAGGGCTATCTCAATCCCCGGACCCGGAGCGGCTTCCTCACCCTGGAGGAGGTAGTCTCGGTCTGTGGAGAGCTCGGCGCCGACGGGCTGGAGCTCATGCACCCCTACTGGGAGGACCGCCCGCCCCGCCGGCTCAAGCAGTTGGCCGCCGAGGCCGGCCTGCCGCTGGTCTGCTACATCTTCCATTCGGACCTGATCGTTCCGCCGGACTCTGGGCGGGAGGCGGCGGAACGCACCTTCAGGCTGCTGGACCGGACGGCCGAGATGGGCGCCCGGCTGGCCATGATCGTGCCGGGAACCGTCAAGCCGGAGCTCCCTCTGTCCGAGCAGCGATCCTGGTTGGTGGAGGGGCTGGCGGTCTGTGCGGCTCATGCCCGGGCCATCGGGATCACCCTGGTGGCGGAGAACATCGACTATCCGCCGGTGCAGCCTCTCATGGGGCGGGGGGCGGACTGCGCCGCCATTGCCCGCCAAGTCGATTCCCCGGCCTTTCGCCTGATCTTCGACACTGCCGCGCCCCTTTTCGTTCACGAGGCGCCCCGGCAGGCTCTGGCCGAAATGGCGCCCTACCTGGCCCACGTTCATCTGAAGAACGCCCGCCCGCTGGAAGCCGGAGAGCCGGCCGGCCGCTATCTGGACTCCACCCGCGGATGCCGCTTCCAGGGGACCTCCCTGCGGGAAGGCATCGTTGATCTCGAGCCCCTGCTGGCCGAGCTGCAACGCCTGGATTACGACGGCTGCCTGTCCATCGAGTATCAGGGTGAAGCCGACCCCCGCGAGGTCCTGGTCCGGGACATTGCTTGTGTGCGGCGCCTGCTCGGGTAG
- a CDS encoding SDR family oxidoreductase yields MGSRLAGKVALITGSSKGIGSGLAIGLGAEGARVAVNFKTDPEGAEQTVRLVSEAGGEADLFQADIGSRSDFEGMVEAVCRRFGRLDVLINNAARTRFGPFFEVTEEDFEDVVSTILRGPFFGSMAAARRMMEEGGGSIINISSIAVRQIIPFHSSYTMAKAGLEALTRQLALELAPRVRVNCVAPAATSNDRNRAYDPDFDPKWAAVTPAGRVGQVEDYVGPCVFLASDESAYVTGQILTVDGGWTLRGCTPDMSDFDFSEDRRRG; encoded by the coding sequence ATGGGTAGCAGACTTGCCGGTAAAGTAGCCCTGATCACCGGGTCCAGCAAAGGCATCGGGTCGGGCTTGGCCATTGGGCTGGGCGCCGAGGGCGCCCGGGTGGCGGTCAACTTCAAGACCGATCCCGAGGGAGCGGAACAGACCGTGCGGCTGGTGTCCGAGGCCGGCGGCGAGGCCGACCTCTTTCAGGCCGACATCGGTTCCCGGTCGGACTTCGAAGGGATGGTGGAGGCCGTCTGCCGGAGGTTCGGCCGCCTGGACGTCCTTATCAACAACGCCGCCCGCACCCGCTTCGGTCCCTTCTTCGAAGTGACCGAGGAGGACTTCGAGGACGTGGTCTCGACCATCCTGAGGGGGCCGTTCTTCGGCTCCATGGCCGCGGCCCGCAGGATGATGGAAGAGGGCGGCGGGTCCATCATCAACATCAGCTCCATCGCCGTAAGGCAGATCATCCCCTTCCACTCCAGCTACACCATGGCCAAGGCCGGTCTGGAAGCCCTGACCCGGCAACTGGCCCTGGAACTGGCGCCGCGGGTCCGGGTCAACTGCGTGGCCCCGGCAGCCACCAGCAACGATCGCAATCGCGCCTACGACCCCGATTTCGACCCCAAGTGGGCCGCCGTCACCCCCGCCGGCAGAGTGGGACAGGTGGAGGACTATGTGGGGCCCTGTGTCTTCCTGGCCAGCGACGAGTCCGCCTATGTCACCGGGCAGATCCTGACGGTGGACGGCGGCTGGACCCTACGGGGCTGCACTCCCGACATGTCGGATTTCGACTTCTCGGAAGATCGCCGCAGGGGCTGA
- a CDS encoding sugar phosphate isomerase/epimerase yields MRLGATIEDYLRSKDPRDYVEECRKQGYRAVSWPEAFAGAGDELAEIKRTFAAADIVVAEVAAWVNPLDPDDGKRQANLRKIAETLATADELEAVCCATVVGSFDPSGSPFAHVGHHPDNFGAKAFEAVVEWVRQVLDEVKPCRTRLTLEMSPWTLLDGPEVYLRILKAVDRPGLAVHLDPANAIRDPRDFYTTGQVIHRCFDLLGPWIRSCHAKDIHHALDSRTVAIQEVLPGRGVLDYDAYLRRIERLSPETPLIIEHLAAEPEYAEAAGFIRRVAEQAGVGL; encoded by the coding sequence ATGAGGCTCGGGGCCACCATCGAGGACTATCTCCGATCCAAGGATCCCCGGGACTACGTGGAGGAGTGCCGAAAGCAGGGGTACCGGGCCGTCAGTTGGCCTGAAGCCTTCGCGGGCGCCGGGGACGAGCTTGCCGAGATCAAGCGGACCTTTGCCGCCGCCGACATCGTGGTGGCCGAAGTGGCCGCCTGGGTCAACCCGCTGGACCCCGACGATGGGAAACGGCAAGCGAACCTGCGAAAAATCGCCGAGACCCTGGCGACTGCCGACGAGCTGGAAGCGGTCTGCTGCGCCACCGTGGTCGGCTCCTTCGACCCCAGCGGCTCGCCCTTTGCCCACGTGGGCCACCATCCCGACAATTTCGGAGCGAAGGCGTTCGAGGCGGTGGTCGAGTGGGTGAGGCAGGTCCTGGACGAGGTCAAGCCCTGCCGCACCCGCTTGACGCTGGAGATGTCTCCCTGGACCCTGCTGGACGGACCGGAGGTGTACCTCAGGATTCTGAAGGCAGTGGACCGCCCGGGACTGGCCGTGCACCTGGACCCGGCCAACGCCATCCGGGACCCCCGCGACTTCTATACCACCGGGCAGGTGATCCACCGCTGCTTCGACCTGCTGGGACCTTGGATCCGGTCCTGTCACGCCAAGGACATCCACCACGCCCTGGATTCCAGGACGGTGGCCATCCAGGAGGTCCTGCCGGGGCGGGGGGTGCTGGACTACGACGCCTACCTGCGCCGCATCGAAAGGCTGTCTCCCGAGACGCCCCTGATCATCGAGCACCTGGCCGCCGAGCCGGAGTACGCCGAGGCCGCCGGATTCATCCGCCGGGTGGCTGAACAGGCCGGCGTTGGTCTGTAG
- a CDS encoding thiamine pyrophosphate-dependent enzyme has translation MDSSDQLRLYERMVLIRRFELRVQRLYREGKIPGFIHLYVGEEATAVGVCAHLGEQDVITSTHRGHGHALAKGLSPQKALAELAGRSTGCNGGRGGSMHLYDAETGLLGTNGLVGAGIPAAVGAALAAKAGGSGGIAVAFFGDGAVSHGAFHESLNLAATLAAPVVFVCENNLYATSTPLTTSTRNTRIASRASAYGIPGESVDGNDVLAVHQVMGKAAARAREGQGPTLIEARTYRTVGHHEGEPLAGTYRSQEEIDQWKRKCPILRLGRRLTRGGAAGRADLDALESRIESQVDEAERFALDSPLPAETTVHDFVWGPLVQTPEGQASRPETRKQGWLEATRDAIASEMRRNPNLIYFGEGIGQRGGSFAHTKGMWEEFGGDRMIDTPICELGFTGAAFGAAARGCRAVSDLMFSDFMFEAASQIIQQAAKLRYMSNGQFSVPLLIRAPMGVIKSAGPHHSGAYYPIWAHCPGLMVAVPSNAADAKGLFTTALRTDDPVIIMEPKVLLSSEDEVPAGEWVVPFGQAAVVRPGNDLTLVTCGALVHRCLEAAGQLESQGVGCEVIDLRTIVPLDVDTLIRSLEKTHHLLVVDEAFSMCGLGGEIAAAVMEHGFDLLDAPVGRLHTEPVAHPFSPPLEASISLTVDRIRRAAESVLAGVAPAPRRLAGSAESSPVLTPAPSPAPAPAIAEESEDTPQETREAPQPPPVEGGIPVIMPHQDLTITKATVMRWLVEKGEAVKSGQAVVEVETDKALTEIESPADGVLAQVVAPEGTVVNLGEPLGILKPPA, from the coding sequence GTGGACAGTTCCGACCAGCTCCGGCTCTATGAACGCATGGTCTTGATCCGCCGCTTCGAGTTGCGGGTGCAGCGCCTCTACCGCGAGGGGAAGATTCCCGGCTTCATTCACCTCTACGTGGGCGAGGAAGCCACGGCCGTGGGGGTTTGCGCTCACCTGGGCGAGCAGGACGTGATCACCAGCACCCATCGCGGGCACGGCCATGCGCTGGCCAAGGGCCTGTCGCCCCAAAAGGCCTTGGCCGAGCTGGCCGGCCGATCCACGGGATGCAACGGTGGCCGCGGGGGCAGCATGCACCTGTATGACGCCGAGACTGGGCTGCTGGGAACCAACGGCCTGGTGGGAGCCGGTATTCCGGCGGCGGTGGGTGCGGCGCTGGCGGCAAAGGCGGGCGGCAGCGGCGGCATTGCCGTGGCCTTCTTCGGGGACGGAGCCGTCAGCCATGGCGCCTTTCACGAGTCACTCAACCTGGCGGCCACCCTGGCTGCCCCGGTGGTGTTCGTCTGCGAAAACAATCTCTACGCCACCAGCACGCCCTTGACCACCTCCACCCGCAACACCCGAATCGCCAGCCGCGCCTCCGCCTACGGAATCCCCGGGGAATCGGTGGACGGCAACGACGTGCTGGCCGTCCACCAGGTCATGGGGAAGGCAGCCGCACGGGCCCGGGAAGGGCAGGGGCCCACGCTGATTGAAGCCCGCACCTACCGCACGGTGGGGCATCACGAGGGCGAACCCCTGGCGGGCACCTATCGGTCCCAGGAGGAGATCGACCAGTGGAAGCGCAAGTGCCCGATCTTGCGCCTGGGCCGGCGACTGACCCGCGGTGGCGCGGCCGGCAGAGCCGACCTGGATGCCCTGGAGTCCCGCATTGAATCGCAGGTCGACGAGGCCGAGAGGTTCGCCCTGGATTCTCCTCTGCCGGCAGAAACCACGGTTCACGATTTCGTCTGGGGACCTCTGGTTCAAACGCCGGAGGGTCAAGCGTCCCGCCCCGAAACCCGCAAACAGGGTTGGCTGGAGGCCACCCGGGACGCCATTGCCTCCGAGATGAGGCGCAACCCCAACCTCATCTACTTCGGCGAAGGCATCGGCCAGCGTGGCGGCAGCTTCGCCCACACCAAGGGGATGTGGGAGGAGTTCGGCGGGGATCGCATGATCGATACCCCCATCTGCGAACTGGGCTTTACCGGGGCCGCCTTCGGGGCGGCCGCCCGGGGTTGCCGCGCCGTCAGCGACCTGATGTTCAGCGACTTCATGTTCGAGGCTGCTTCCCAGATCATTCAACAGGCCGCCAAGCTGCGCTACATGAGCAACGGCCAGTTCAGCGTGCCGCTCCTGATTCGGGCCCCCATGGGGGTGATCAAGAGCGCCGGTCCCCACCACAGCGGCGCCTACTACCCCATCTGGGCACACTGTCCCGGCCTGATGGTGGCGGTTCCCTCCAACGCGGCCGATGCCAAGGGCCTTTTCACCACCGCGCTGCGCACCGACGATCCGGTCATCATCATGGAGCCCAAGGTGCTGCTGTCCAGCGAGGACGAAGTGCCGGCCGGAGAATGGGTGGTGCCCTTCGGTCAAGCGGCCGTGGTGCGACCGGGGAACGACCTGACGCTGGTCACCTGCGGGGCGCTGGTGCATCGTTGCCTGGAGGCGGCCGGGCAACTGGAATCCCAGGGGGTCGGTTGCGAGGTGATCGACCTGCGCACCATCGTTCCCCTGGACGTGGACACCCTGATCCGAAGCCTGGAAAAGACCCACCACCTGCTGGTGGTGGATGAGGCCTTCTCCATGTGCGGGCTGGGAGGAGAGATCGCAGCCGCGGTAATGGAGCACGGCTTCGACCTGCTGGATGCCCCGGTGGGTCGCCTGCATACCGAGCCGGTAGCCCATCCCTTCAGCCCTCCCCTGGAAGCGTCCATTTCCCTGACCGTGGACCGCATCCGCCGCGCCGCCGAGTCTGTCCTGGCCGGGGTCGCGCCGGCGCCCAGGCGTCTGGCAGGCAGCGCGGAATCCTCTCCGGTTCTCACCCCGGCGCCCTCGCCGGCGCCCGCCCCGGCGATCGCCGAAGAGTCTGAAGACACTCCGCAGGAGACCCGGGAAGCACCGCAACCGCCGCCGGTGGAAGGCGGCATCCCCGTCATCATGCCCCACCAGGATCTGACCATTACCAAGGCCACCGTCATGCGCTGGCTGGTGGAGAAGGGCGAAGCGGTGAAGAGTGGCCAGGCCGTGGTCGAGGTGGAGACCGACAAGGCTCTCACCGAGATCGAGTCGCCGGCCGACGGCGTTCTGGCGCAGGTCGTCGCCCCCGAGGGTACGGTTGTGAACCTGGGGGAGCCGCTCGGCATCCTCAAGCCGCCAGCCTGA
- a CDS encoding SDR family oxidoreductase, whose product MNDTSTLFAIDGRKGIVFGAAGGIGAVLCDQIARRGAELALCDIREAAAVEGAESIQEMGGRAIGVGCDVDREAEVDGAVEQAVAFLGGLDFAVNLTVKQQLNPIVRMTRQQFDQSIHTSLGGSFLISRAVGRVLLDQGRGGSLVHFSSIASSAAFGRGTGAYAASKAGVNALVRELAVEWAPFGIRVNAIAPCQVRTPMLDSVLDNPALEDRDGLLEKILSRIPSGRLAEPADLVGPCLFLISQASAMVTGHVLFVDGGFMAQ is encoded by the coding sequence ATGAACGATACGTCAACGCTATTCGCGATCGATGGCCGCAAGGGCATCGTCTTTGGGGCGGCCGGCGGCATCGGGGCGGTGCTCTGCGATCAGATCGCCCGGCGCGGCGCCGAACTGGCCCTGTGCGACATTCGGGAAGCGGCGGCGGTCGAGGGCGCCGAGAGCATCCAGGAAATGGGAGGACGGGCCATCGGGGTGGGGTGCGACGTCGATCGGGAGGCGGAGGTGGACGGTGCGGTGGAGCAGGCTGTGGCGTTTCTGGGAGGCCTGGACTTTGCCGTCAACCTGACGGTCAAGCAGCAACTGAATCCCATCGTGCGCATGACCCGGCAGCAGTTCGACCAGTCCATTCACACCAGCCTGGGGGGCAGCTTCCTGATCTCTCGGGCGGTGGGGAGAGTGTTGCTCGATCAGGGGCGCGGCGGCAGCCTGGTGCATTTCAGCAGCATTGCCTCGTCGGCAGCCTTTGGTCGGGGCACGGGCGCCTACGCCGCCTCCAAGGCGGGCGTCAACGCGTTGGTGCGGGAGTTGGCGGTGGAGTGGGCGCCCTTCGGGATTCGCGTCAACGCCATCGCCCCCTGCCAGGTGCGCACCCCGATGCTGGACTCGGTGCTGGACAACCCCGCGCTCGAAGACCGTGACGGCCTGCTGGAGAAGATCCTGTCACGGATCCCGTCCGGACGCCTGGCGGAACCCGCCGACCTGGTGGGACCCTGCCTGTTTCTGATCTCGCAGGCCTCGGCGATGGTGACGGGGCATGTGCTCTTTGTGGATGGGGGGTTCATGGCGCAATGA
- a CDS encoding outer membrane beta-barrel protein — translation MGLLLATGLHVQSGTADAQSRIYLRVAPEIGGVTVEHTKKVTIQGGSSSSTSSSSGPSLLGNLSAGLDLSLSRNWFVGGEVEGVVSSRRKLEGTISPTPNGNVHDVWPGQWDYRNLAGAGGNILLGRGVAAGLAQVYALGGFRRSWTEFATGGTNPETGVAGEDRERLGRWSWGIGAGTTLRLKRPVDVRVRYFRSLTDWVVDVPDVRLDYRYKTNGVLISVGLRLFD, via the coding sequence ATGGGCCTGCTATTGGCGACCGGCCTGCATGTTCAGTCGGGAACCGCAGATGCGCAGTCCCGCATCTACCTGCGCGTCGCTCCAGAGATCGGCGGAGTTACGGTTGAGCACACCAAGAAAGTAACCATCCAGGGTGGATCGAGTTCCAGCACTTCATCCTCTTCCGGCCCATCCCTGCTCGGCAACCTATCGGCTGGGCTGGACCTGAGCCTATCCCGGAACTGGTTCGTGGGTGGGGAGGTAGAGGGTGTCGTCTCCAGTCGGCGCAAGCTTGAGGGCACGATCTCGCCGACCCCGAACGGGAACGTCCACGACGTCTGGCCCGGCCAGTGGGATTACCGCAACCTGGCGGGGGCAGGCGGCAACATCCTCTTGGGTCGAGGAGTCGCAGCCGGCCTCGCCCAGGTCTATGCCCTGGGCGGGTTCCGTCGAAGCTGGACGGAGTTCGCGACCGGAGGAACGAATCCTGAGACCGGAGTGGCCGGCGAAGACCGAGAGCGCCTGGGCAGGTGGTCGTGGGGAATCGGTGCGGGAACGACGCTACGGCTCAAGCGGCCGGTAGACGTCCGAGTCCGCTACTTCCGTTCGCTCACCGACTGGGTCGTCGATGTGCCTGATGTGCGTCTCGACTACAGGTACAAGACGAACGGCGTGCTGATCTCCGTCGGGCTGCGCCTGTTCGACTGA